Proteins encoded by one window of Sorangium aterium:
- a CDS encoding polysaccharide biosynthesis/export family protein: MCSRCVRIALLCSALTVLMALPGCGARAPRVDFDAERRATSAYAVGPGDVLEVRAWKNEALSQRVTVRPDGFITIPLIGDVLASGRTVMGIAEDIATQAAKFYHEKPVVSVEVAELHSYRVYVMGEVSRPGEFTPRGQITVLQALALAGGFTRFADPDEVVIVRRDAIGERRIPFVFDEVVGKGDLRGDLPLQTNDTVVVP, encoded by the coding sequence CTCCCGCTGTGTCCGGATTGCCCTGCTCTGCTCTGCGCTCACGGTCCTCATGGCGCTCCCGGGCTGCGGCGCGCGCGCCCCGCGGGTCGACTTCGATGCGGAGCGCCGCGCGACGAGCGCCTATGCCGTCGGCCCCGGCGACGTGCTGGAGGTGCGCGCCTGGAAGAACGAGGCGCTGAGCCAGCGCGTCACGGTGCGACCCGACGGGTTCATCACGATCCCGCTCATCGGCGACGTCCTGGCGTCGGGGCGCACCGTCATGGGCATCGCCGAGGACATCGCGACGCAGGCCGCCAAATTCTATCATGAGAAGCCGGTCGTCAGCGTCGAGGTGGCGGAGCTCCACAGCTACCGGGTCTACGTGATGGGCGAGGTGTCGCGTCCTGGCGAGTTCACGCCGAGGGGGCAGATCACCGTGCTCCAGGCGCTCGCCCTCGCGGGCGGATTCACGCGCTTCGCCGACCCCGACGAGGTGGTGATCGTCCGGCGCGACGCGATCGGCGAGCGCAGGATTCCGTTCGTGTTCGATGAGGTCGTCGGGAAAGGCGATCTCCGCGGGGATCTGCCGCTGCAGACGAACGATACCGTGGTGGTGCCGTAG